From Enterococcus wangshanyuanii, the proteins below share one genomic window:
- the pgmB gene encoding beta-phosphoglucomutase has protein sequence MFKGVLFDLDGVLTDTAEYHYQAWKQLGKEIGITIDRSFNEELKGVSREDSLKLMLAYGGRSDAFTPEQFAELAQRKNDYYVEMIQNMSPTDVYPGILALLKQLKAQNFKISLASASKNGPFLLEKMALLPYFDGIADPAKVAKGKPDPEIFQLAANEVGLTAPECLGIEDAKAGIQAIVASGAVPIGVGRKEDLGQDVALVSSTKELTLEYLTSVWKTERKEK, from the coding sequence ATGTTTAAAGGTGTGTTGTTTGATTTAGATGGAGTGTTGACGGATACAGCGGAGTATCATTATCAAGCTTGGAAACAACTAGGCAAAGAGATCGGTATTACTATTGACCGTTCATTCAATGAGGAGTTAAAAGGTGTTAGCCGAGAAGATTCCTTAAAATTGATGCTGGCTTATGGCGGACGGAGTGATGCGTTTACGCCAGAGCAATTTGCTGAACTGGCGCAGCGGAAAAATGACTACTATGTAGAAATGATTCAAAATATGAGTCCGACAGATGTTTATCCAGGCATTTTAGCGTTATTGAAACAACTGAAGGCGCAAAATTTCAAGATTTCTTTGGCTTCTGCTAGTAAAAATGGTCCTTTTTTATTAGAGAAAATGGCTTTGCTCCCTTATTTTGACGGGATCGCAGATCCAGCTAAAGTTGCAAAAGGAAAACCGGATCCAGAGATTTTTCAACTGGCTGCAAATGAAGTTGGTCTAACAGCGCCGGAATGTCTCGGGATCGAAGACGCCAAAGCTGGGATTCAAGCAATCGTAGCAAGTGGGGCTGTGCCTATCGGTGTTGGCCGTAAAGAAGACTTAGGGCAAGATGTCGCGTTAGTTTCTTCAACGAAAGAGCTGACACTGGAATATTTAACAAGTGTTTGGAAGACAGAAAGAAAAGAGAAGTAA
- a CDS encoding LacI family DNA-binding transcriptional regulator, with amino-acid sequence MTITVKDVAKKAGVATSTVSRVINDHPSISDTTKKKVFKVMEEMGYVPNIAARNLGKRSSGAVGVILPPLDSRERMGNPFYLEIIESINSEARKHDMTTAIATAQSFTTLLENVQLMHRQKQVDGFILLYSDKDDPVIDYLVENQVPFSLIGQPYTNEDKVVYVDNDNQLLGKHATDFLIENGHKNILFITNTTHENIYYERYFGYQKAMMVAGLTMHPSVDMESPEAYVAFEELLKETKATAAVVIDDIFAMRMIQLAQMYGYRVPDDFSVISFNNSIYSTLVHPYLTSIDIDIAELGKMGMQKLMDTLQQKEPTGVRLVIPHQLIKRETVLDLKER; translated from the coding sequence ATGACGATTACTGTGAAAGATGTTGCGAAAAAAGCGGGTGTTGCGACTTCCACTGTATCAAGGGTAATCAATGACCACCCTAGTATTTCTGATACAACGAAGAAAAAGGTCTTTAAAGTGATGGAAGAGATGGGCTACGTTCCAAATATTGCTGCGCGTAATCTTGGCAAACGATCCTCGGGCGCAGTAGGGGTGATTTTACCTCCGCTGGATTCACGTGAACGAATGGGAAATCCGTTTTATTTAGAGATCATCGAGTCGATCAATAGTGAAGCACGTAAGCATGATATGACGACGGCGATTGCAACGGCTCAATCTTTTACTACCTTGCTGGAAAATGTACAGCTGATGCATCGTCAAAAGCAGGTAGATGGGTTTATTTTGCTCTATTCAGATAAGGATGATCCAGTGATCGATTATTTAGTTGAAAATCAAGTACCCTTTTCTTTGATTGGACAGCCGTATACAAATGAAGATAAGGTCGTTTATGTAGACAACGATAATCAGCTTTTAGGAAAACATGCGACAGACTTCTTGATCGAGAATGGACACAAAAACATTCTGTTTATCACAAATACGACGCATGAAAATATTTATTATGAACGCTATTTTGGTTACCAGAAAGCAATGATGGTGGCAGGATTAACGATGCATCCGTCTGTCGATATGGAAAGTCCAGAAGCCTATGTTGCATTTGAAGAGCTGCTGAAAGAAACTAAAGCAACTGCTGCAGTTGTGATCGATGATATTTTTGCGATGAGAATGATCCAGCTGGCTCAGATGTACGGCTATCGAGTGCCGGATGACTTTTCTGTGATCAGTTTCAATAACTCGATTTATTCGACATTGGTTCATCCTTACCTAACAAGTATTGATATTGATATTGCCGAGCTGGGCAAAATGGGCATGCAAAAGCTGATGGATACACTACAGCAAAAAGAACCAACAGGGGTTCGATTAGTCATTCCTCATCAGCTGATCAAGCGGGAGACGGTGCTTGATTTGAAAGAACGCTAA
- a CDS encoding glycoside hydrolase family 65 protein — MNHLFEIDPWKIATHQLERNERRLQESLTSIGNGYMGMRGNFEERYTGDHHQGTYLAGVWYPDKTRVGWWKNGYPDYFGKVINALNFIAMDIFVDGEAIDLGIQEPKDFYLELDMHNGLLTRTFILESDKATVKFRFERFLSIVQQELAVIRVTAEVLKGRADIQILSKIDGDVRNEDSNYDEMFWEARGSGFTDEVGFLTTRTIPNAFGIEQFAVTGAMKHHTTMNKETSEAEALKIQQVFQKELAESESLVVEKQVIILTSRDIPEEKQQEKAIQLLQENPKQFDQLLQEQNEAWQKRWALADVTIQGDDAAQQGIRFNLFQLFTTYYGEDERLNIGPKGFTGEKYGGATYWDTEAYAVPLYLALAKPEVTKNLLKYRYNQLEQAKHNARQQGLAGALYPMVTFTGVECHNEWEITFEEIHRNGAIAYAIYNYVNYTGDSDYLKNEGLQVLTEIARFWADRVHYSKRKGKYMIHGVTGPNEYENNVNNNWYTNTIATWVLQYTLENYLNYQKETTVEISAEEQEKWQDIIENMYYPFDEELCVFVQHDTFLDKDLMPSSNLSPENLPLNQKWSWDRILRSCFIKQADVLQGIYFFGERFTQAEKERNFLFYEPMTVHESSLSPSIHAVLAAELGMEEKAVEMYQRTARLDLDNYNNDTEDGLHITSMTGSWLAIVQGFAQMKTANETLSFAPFLPKSWTSYAFHVNYRGRLLFIAVDQNEVRLTLVSGDKLSLKLYGNQVSLVDEVVVKVEKVAEHV, encoded by the coding sequence ATGAATCATCTATTTGAAATAGATCCATGGAAAATTGCAACACATCAATTAGAACGTAACGAACGCCGTTTGCAGGAGTCTCTTACATCTATAGGAAATGGTTATATGGGCATGCGTGGGAATTTTGAAGAACGTTATACGGGGGATCATCATCAAGGAACGTATCTAGCAGGTGTCTGGTATCCAGATAAAACAAGAGTCGGCTGGTGGAAAAATGGTTATCCTGATTATTTTGGTAAAGTGATCAATGCGCTGAATTTTATTGCAATGGATATTTTTGTGGATGGGGAAGCTATAGATTTAGGGATACAGGAACCGAAAGATTTTTACTTAGAATTAGATATGCATAATGGATTATTGACAAGAACATTTATTTTAGAGAGTGACAAGGCAACAGTGAAATTCCGTTTTGAGCGCTTTTTAAGTATTGTTCAGCAAGAACTGGCTGTTATTCGAGTGACCGCTGAGGTTCTTAAAGGGCGTGCAGATATTCAAATCCTCTCAAAAATCGATGGGGATGTTCGTAATGAAGACAGTAACTATGATGAAATGTTTTGGGAAGCTCGTGGCTCAGGGTTTACTGATGAAGTTGGTTTTCTAACAACGCGCACGATTCCTAATGCTTTTGGCATTGAACAGTTTGCTGTGACAGGTGCTATGAAGCATCACACAACGATGAATAAAGAGACCTCAGAAGCAGAAGCGCTAAAAATACAACAGGTTTTCCAAAAGGAATTAGCAGAAAGCGAATCATTGGTAGTGGAAAAACAAGTCATTATCCTAACAAGTCGTGATATTCCTGAAGAAAAGCAACAAGAAAAAGCTATTCAGTTATTACAAGAAAATCCAAAACAATTTGATCAACTTCTTCAAGAGCAAAATGAAGCGTGGCAAAAGCGTTGGGCTTTAGCGGATGTGACGATCCAAGGAGACGATGCGGCGCAGCAAGGGATTCGGTTTAATTTATTTCAGCTGTTTACGACGTATTATGGTGAAGATGAACGCTTGAATATTGGACCAAAAGGCTTTACGGGCGAAAAATATGGCGGTGCCACTTATTGGGATACGGAAGCTTATGCAGTGCCATTATACCTTGCATTGGCAAAACCAGAAGTAACAAAAAATTTGTTGAAATACCGTTATAATCAGTTAGAACAAGCCAAACATAATGCCCGTCAGCAAGGATTGGCAGGTGCCTTGTATCCAATGGTGACCTTTACAGGAGTGGAATGTCATAACGAATGGGAAATCACATTTGAAGAAATCCACAGAAATGGTGCGATCGCCTACGCGATTTACAATTATGTGAACTATACAGGCGATAGTGACTATCTGAAAAATGAAGGATTACAGGTTTTAACAGAAATTGCTCGTTTCTGGGCAGATCGCGTTCATTACTCTAAACGCAAAGGAAAATACATGATTCATGGTGTCACAGGACCAAATGAATATGAAAATAACGTCAACAATAATTGGTACACTAATACTATCGCAACTTGGGTATTACAATATACGTTAGAAAATTATCTTAACTATCAAAAAGAAACAACTGTAGAAATATCAGCTGAAGAGCAAGAAAAATGGCAGGATATCATTGAAAACATGTATTATCCGTTTGATGAAGAGCTGTGTGTTTTTGTCCAGCATGATACATTTTTGGATAAGGATTTGATGCCAAGCAGCAATCTTTCGCCAGAAAATCTACCATTAAACCAAAAATGGTCTTGGGATCGAATTCTGCGTTCTTGTTTCATTAAGCAGGCCGATGTACTACAAGGAATTTATTTCTTTGGCGAACGCTTTACTCAAGCTGAAAAAGAGCGTAATTTCTTGTTTTATGAGCCGATGACGGTGCATGAGTCCTCACTGTCACCAAGTATTCATGCGGTGTTAGCAGCGGAGCTTGGGATGGAAGAAAAAGCGGTAGAAATGTATCAGCGAACCGCTCGTTTGGATTTAGATAACTATAATAATGATACGGAAGATGGCTTGCATATTACGTCTATGACGGGCAGCTGGTTGGCGATCGTTCAAGGTTTTGCTCAAATGAAGACAGCAAATGAGACGTTGAGCTTCGCGCCGTTTTTACCAAAAAGCTGGACAAGTTATGCGTTTCATGTGAACTATCGCGGACGTTTATTGTTTATCGCAGTTGATCAAAACGAGGTTCGTTTAACATTAGTTTCCGGAGATAAATTATCACTTAAGTTATATGGAAACCAAGTAAGTTTAGTCGATGAAGTGGTCGTTAAGGTGGAAAAGGTGGCTGAGCATGTTTAA